In Indicator indicator isolate 239-I01 chromosome 29, UM_Iind_1.1, whole genome shotgun sequence, the following are encoded in one genomic region:
- the NOTUM gene encoding palmitoleoyl-protein carboxylesterase NOTUM, with product MGTAAVHLLLLLGLLHAGPGGEGRKGWRRRGPAARDRGEAAAAESFPLDFTAVEGNMDSFMAQVKSLAQSLYPCSAQALPHDLRLHLLHNASVTCNDGSPAGYYLKESKGSRRWLLFLEGGWYCFNRENCDNRYDTMRRLMSSREWPATRVGTGILSSQPEENPHWWNANMVFIPYCSSDVWSGASSKSEKNEYAFMGALIIQEVIKELVGKGLGTAKVLLLAGSSAGGTGVLLNVDRVAEQLEEMGYQGIQVRGLADSGWFLDNKQYRRTDCIDTITCAPTEAIRRGIRYWNGIVPERCKLQFKEGEEWNCFFGYKIYPTLRCPVFVVQWLFDEAQLTVDNVHLTGQPVQEGQWLYIQNLGRELRNTLKDVTASFAPACLSHEIITRNHWTDIQVKGTSLPRALHCWDRSLHESNKNGKAPLKGCPIHLIDSCPWPHCNPSCPTIRDQFTGQEMNVIQFLMHMGFDVQKMAQQQGLEPSKLLGMLSSGN from the exons ATGGGCACGGCGGCCgtgcacctcctgctgctgctggggctgctgcacgCCGGGCCCGGCGGCGAGGGCAGGAAAGgctggcggcggcggggcccggCGGCCCGCGATCGCGGAGAGGCGGCGGCGGCCGAGAGCTTCCCGCTGGACTTCACCGCCGTAGAGGGCAACATGGACAGCTTCATGGCGCAGGTCAAGAGCCTGGCGCAGTCGCTGTACCCCTGCTCGGCCCAGGCGCTGCCGCATGACCTGCGCCTGCACCTCCTGCACAACGCCTCGGTCACCTGCAACGACGGCAGCCCGGCCGG CTACTACCTCAAGGAGTCCAAGGGCAGCCGGCGGTGGCTGCTGTTCCTGGAAG GAGGGTGGTACTGCTTCAACAGGGAGAACTGCGACAACCGGTACGACACCATGCGGAGGCTCATGAGCTCCCGAGAGTGGCCCGCGACACGTGTGG GAACTGGGATCCTGTCATCACAGCCAGAAGAAAATCCCCACTGGTGGAACGCAAACATGGT ATTCATCCCTTATTGCTCAAGTGATGTTTGGAGTGGTGCCTCTTCCAAGTCTGAGAAAA ATGAATATGCCTTTATGGGAGCACTGATCATTCAGGAGGTCATAAAGGAGCTGGTAGGAAAAGGTCTTGGCACTGCAAAAGTGTTGCTGCTAGCAGGGAGCAG TGCTGGAGGGACTGGAGTGCTCCTAAATGTGGATCgagtggcagagcagctggaggagatggGTTACCAAGGGATTCAGGTTCGAGGCTTGGCTGACTCCGGATGGTTCTTGGATAATAAACAGTATCGCAGGACTGACTGTATTGATACCATAACCTGTGCTCCAACAGAAGCCATCAGAAGAGGAATAAG GTACTGGAATGGTATTGTTCCTGAACGCTGTAAGCTGCAGTTTaaagagggagaggaatggAATTGCTTTTTTGGATATAAGATTTATCCCACTCTCCGAT GTCCAGTCTTTGTTGTCCAGTGGCTCTTTGATGAGGCCCAGCTTACTGTAGACAATGTACACCTCACTGGCCAACCTGTTCAGGAAGGGCAGTGGCTCTACATCCAGAATCTGGGTAGGGAGCTGAGAAACACCTTGAAGGATGTGAC tgcTAGCTTTGCTCCTGCCTGCTTGTCTCATGAGATCATTACACGCAA TCACTGGACAGACATCCAGGTGAAGGGGACGTCACTACCCcgtgccctgcactgctgggatCGGAGCCTACATGAGAGCAACAAAAATGGGAAGGCCCCTCTGAAAGGCTGCCCAATTCATCTGATTGACAGCTGTCCGTGGCCTCACTGCAACCCCTCGTGCCCCACTATCAGGGACCAGTTCACAGGGCAGGAGATGAATGtcatccagttcctcatgcacatGGGTTTTGATGTTCAGAAGATGGCACAGCAACAGGGCCTGGAGCCCAGTAAACTTCTGGGGATGCTCAGCAGTGGTAACTAG